cccattcctcctgacaaagctggtgtaactgagtcaggtttgtcggccttcttgctcgcacacgctttttcagttctgcccacacattttctataggattgaggtcagggctttgtgatggccactccaataccttgactttgttgtcctttaagccattttgccacaactttggaagtatgcttgggggcattgtccatttggaagacccatttgcgaccaagctttaacttcctgactgatgtcttgagatgttgcttcaatatatccacataatttcccccccccctcatgatgccatctattttgttaagtgcaccagtccctcctgcagcaaagcacccccacaacatgatgctgccacccccgtgcttcacggttgggatggtgttcttcggcttgcaagcctccccctttttcttccaaacataacaatggtcattatggccaaacagctactttttgtttcatcagaccagaggacatttctccaaaaaatacaatctttgtcccatgtccagttgcaaaccgtagtctggcatttttatggcggttttggagcagtggcttcttccgtgctgagcggcctttcaggttatgtcgatatagatcttgttttactgtggatatagattcttttgtaactgtttcctccagcatcttcacaaggtcctttgctgttgttctgggattgattgcaCTTTTcccacaaaagtacgttcatctctaggagacagaacgcgtctccttcctgagcggtatgacggctgcatggtcccatggtgtttatactcgcatactattgtttgtacagatgaacgtggtaccttcaggcgttttggaaattgctcccaaggatgaacagacttgtggaggtcttggctgatttattttgattttcccatgatgtcaagcaaagaggcactgagtttgaaggtaggccttgaaatacatccactggtacacctccaaatgactcaaattatgtaaattagcctatcagaagcttctaaagccatgacatcattttctggaattttccaagctgtttaaaggcacagccaatttagtgtatttaaacttctgacccactggaattgtgatacagtgaaataatctgtctgtaaacaattgttggaaaaattacttgtgtcatgcacaaagtagatgtcctaaccgacttgccaaaactatagtttgttcacaagaaatttgtggagtggttgaaaaacgagttttattgactccaacataagtgtatgtaaacttctgacttcaactgtatatatatatgtgtatatatatatacactgctcaaaaaaataaagggaacacttaaacaacacaatgtaactccaagtcaatcacacttctgtgaaatcaaactgtccacttaggaagcaacactgattgacaataaatttcacatgctgttgtgcaaatggaatagacaaaaggtggaaattataggcaattagcaagacacccccaataaaggagtgattctgcaggtggtgaccacagaccacttctcagttcctatgcttcctggctgatgttttggtcacttttgaatgctggcggtgctttcactctagtggtagcatgagacggagtctacaacccacacaagtggctcaggtagtgcagctcatccaggatggcacatcaatgcgagctgtggcaagaaggtttgctgtgtctgtcagcgtagtgtccagagcatggaggcgctaccaggagacaggcccgtacatcaggagacgtggaggaggccgtaggagggcaacaacccagcagcaggaccgctacctccgcctttgtgcaaggaggagcactgccagagccctgcaaaatgacctccgaTATGTAGCtgggtacaaaagtatgtggatactgTTAAATTGGTGAAGGTAGCTCGAAGTAGACTTGTGATGATTTTCTGTTTTTCTTCCGCCCAGAGGGAGCAGGTGCTTCACGTCACAGGCCTCGGGACAAGACCTGTGacttgaaaggagtgattactggggtggCGTTGAGGTGGAGCAACTGAAATGGAAGATTCCCTGTGTCTGTGATGCCCgccgtttggtgcgacgcagacccGGTGGCGAGCGTGATGAAACTGAGAAGACACGGTCTgtccttttgagttttgaagCAGTCTTTACCTGATAAAGTCATGTTAGGACATGTCAGTTGTCCCGTGAGAGCTTTTGGGCCGAACCCACTAAGGTGTTTCAGATGCCAAACTTATGGTCATGTTTCAGCAGTGTGTAGGAGTGCATAGGACAAAAAAAATGGTGTCAACTGTGGGGgtgcccatgttgctggggatcagaagtgCCCGGTGCAAGAGAGACCAGTTGAGGTTGTCAGGGTCAGAGTAGAACAGAAGGtatcatatgctgaggcagtgaagagagtagtgGAGAATGGGTCAAGTGTGAGCAGTAGGCCAATACATAGTGATATGAATTTGTGCTTtggtaaggttggcttcttagcgttCATTGCCATGGTTATCAACTGTGCCACAGTAATGGTacgtaaatcacagaaaatagctgttgtggtggcagctgcagagaagtacttgggtgtacAAGGTTTACAGCAAAAGAGACCAGgtgtgttatttaaaaaaaaaaaaaaagatttcacctttatttaaccaggtaggctagttgagaacaagttctcatttacaactgcgacctggccaagataaagcatagcagtgtgaacagacaacaacacagagttacacatggagtaaacaataaacaagtcaataacacagtaggggaaaaaaatgtgtctatatacattgtgtgcaaaaggcatgaggagttaggcaataaataggccataggagcgaataattacaatttagcagattaacactggagtgataaatcatcagatgatcatgtgcaagtagacatactggtgtgcaaaagagcagaaaagtaaataaataaaaacaataaggggatgaggtagataaattgggtgggctgtttacagatggactatgtacagctgcagcgatcggttagctgctcagatagcagatgtttaaagttggtgagggaaataaaagtctccaacttcagcgatttttgcaattcgttccagtcacaggcagcagagaactggaaggaaaggcggccaaatgaggtgttggcttttgggatgatcagtgagatatacctgctggagcgcgtgctacgggtgggtgttgttatcgtgaccagtgaactgagataaggcggagctttacctagcatggacttatagatggcctggagccagtgggtctggcgacgaatatgtagcgagggccagccgactagagcatacaggtcgcagtggtgggtggtataaggtgttttagtaacaaaacggatggcactatgataaactgcatctagtttgctgagtagagtattggaagctattttgtagatgacatcgccgaagtcgaggatcggtaggatagtcagttttactagggtaagtttggcggcgtgagtgaaggacgctttgttgcgaaatagaaagccgattcttgatttgattttggattggagatgtttaatatgagtctggaaggagagtttacagtctagccagacacctaggtatttatagatgtccacatattctaggtcggaaccgtccagggtggtgatgctagtcgggcgggcgggtgcaggcagcgaacggttgaaaagcatgcatttggttttactagcgtttaagagcagttggaggccacggaaggagtgttgtatggcattgaagctcgtttggaggttagatagcacagtgtccaaggaagggccagaagtatacagaatggtgtcgtctgcgtagaggtggatcagggaatcgcccgcagcaagagcaacatcattgatatatacagagaaaagagtcggcccgagaattgaaccctgtggtacccccatagagactgccagaggaccggacaacatgccctccgatttgacacactgaactctgtctgcaaagtagttggtgaaccaggcaaggcagtcatcagaaaaaccgaggctactgagtctgccgataagaatatggtgattgacagagtcgaaagccttggccaggtcgatgaagacggctgcacagtactgtcttttatcgatggcggttatgatatcatttagtaccttgagcgtggctgaggtgcacctgtgaccggctcggaaaccggattgcacagcggagaaggtacggtgggattcgagatggtcagtgatctgtttattaacttggctttcgaagaccttagataggcagggcaggatggatataggtctgtaacagtttgggtccagggtgtctccccctttgaagagggggatgaccgcggcagctttccaatccttggggatctcagacgatatgaaagagaggttaaaTGAGTCATGTCCTCCCCAGGCCATCAGCCTGTTGTAGGATCAGTTGGGGTTAAAGTAGTGAAATGGGGtggtgtttttatttatttttattaagtAATATATAGGTTTAATGTTAGTTGGTGGTGCATTAAAATGTACCCCTTTTAATTTTTGTATCACAAAATATAACGTCGTCGACCACACACtcccgtacagtaggtggcggcatgcacaaacaaaatgtggaacgCTGTGATAACAAAGAAGACCAAGAACCATTTCCACGTCAGCTTTTATATTATTTAGACGTTCAATAACACATACTTAAACCATGTAGTCTTTAATTCACGTTGGAGACAAGATTTGGTTGATATGTTATCTAGGtaaaactagctagctgctaacAATGGCTAGCTGTGTGGGTTTTCACACTGAAATAGCCTCCATtatggaggtgctagcgaatgcagccgtggcagagatctgtaaactcgtagacgacgactatgcagtgtttcgtttggaagtaactcaaagccagaaagaaaacagggcattgcggaggaaactacagctacTGGAACTGAAGGTGACACGGGAGCGCGCAGAGAGGACAATACGAGATCGTGTCCTCACCAGTCGTCCCAGTAGTGTCAAGATCCTCGACCGATACAAaggaatggcaagaggtacattttgcAGGCCGATGCGGCACGGCCTGTCGCGGTTCTTCTCAGTGCCTGTCGACCCGTTCGCCTCTGCACATATGTTGAGGTGTTACCCAGATGTGTGTCTTGGTCAGTTTTTGGATAGTATGCAATAATTCTCCTGATTTACTTAGCTATCTTGTGCAAAGAAGAGCCAATATCATAGTATAGGTATTGTACAGTCATTGCAACTcaaaccatagagatcctattgtgCTCACCGTGTGTTGGCACGCCCCATGTAATCCTATTGGCTACTGTTCATGGTTATTTCATATATAGTGGGCATGCGTCTGGTGATTGTCTTCATTTGCTTGATGGTTAACGAAACGGGATTAAAGCACTGCTTATCTTGTGCCAAAGCTAAGCATTCTAACACGTACTAACGAACCGGTATACCCGTCGCTAGTTGCTACTGAACTCACACAGCACAGTGTGAATATCTTACTTGTGGAAGGTAATTAACAGCATCAACAAGAGTATTCCTTGTGGCATCATTGTAACCCACGCATCATATAAAAGTTGACCCACAGCAAAATTCTAACCAGATAATTGATTTACTGCATTTCCTATTCTTTATTCAATGATTTACTTACTGTGATGCATGGAACATAATACATCAATCTATAAATAGTATATCAGTAAGTTATGAGAAGTGTTACCTTACATCCTTGCCAATTCTAGACAGTGTCTATAGTGTACAATATACCGTTGCATTGACTGTAGCTAACCTAACCCCCCCAtctctcaggtgaaggacatctTACTGGAGGCCCCAGGATCtttgtgaagccagcaggacactatacatggagagatgaccaaacaatcactgttgatgaggggactggaacctcaacccagcacGTTATTGTGATAGAAGTTAGTGCAATAGTGTTGCATTAAAAATGAGTTACTTTGTAGATCAAATGTGGACGGTTTATAACAGAAAGGCTCTCCTCAGCTATTCACTTGCTTACATTTACATCCTAATATATCTGCCATAGGGTAGGTTGTGACTTCCCTATGACATTGTTATCCAATTCAACCCATGTACTGATAATAACCTCCTCTCATCTTGTGTCAGTCTGCAGATGGAGAAGCTGCAGGTCCCGGGGTCAAGCAGGAAAGGTCTGAAGGAGAAGTGGACCCACGGCGcagcagagacatccagactggaGCGGCAGGAGAGCCCTCTGTAGCCACGGAGGACACCGCCCCAGAGCCTCCCAGGACCCAACGCAGCatcacggaggtcagtggaaTGCCGAACACTGTCCtcaagtcagagacagacacagagactttaACTTTAACACACAGGCTCTTACACACAGGATCTGACCACAGATTAGACCCAGAGAGACTGGGCCTGGGGAGACTGGGCTGTCGTCCTGCTCCCGGCTTGGAGTATTTACCGGTATTTCATCAGAGCCAAAGGATGGTCCATACCCGTGGGGATGGCTATGGTGATGCGTTAAACACTGGCGGTAATGATCCCTCTTGTTCTTACGCTACAGAGATTAAAAACCCCTAGACTTGATGCCCGCATGAAAATTAAATTAGCattaaaaaaaatccccatcaaaatctttTTAAGTTAGAGACATATTTTTAGTGTATGGGCTGCGTcgcaatccaccgcatccgccaatAGCAGCCTTTCGTATCTAcagtggaaggtggccgagctacagcggtgtttgttaGACCATGATACATCTCTCAAATCGGttttctcacaaaaacgtctatAGTGTCCAAACCTGACCATAACCAGACACTCCAGTACAATCAAGTAGCTTCTCAACCAAATTTGTGGCAACTGTTGTGAAAAAGGTATTGAAACTATCAGCTACCACTTCCTTGTCAAATTGTATTTCCCCATTGACCTCCAGACCAACGCTTTTACAATTTGCATTCTTCCCATCACTATGTTTAGTGACTGCCACAACTTCCTATTTTCACAAATTTTACCTCATCTGACTAGATTTGTTCCTTAGGGTTATGTGTCTATTTAGAGCCTCTTCATCTTCGGTACTGTTATATTCTTGAAAATAAGTTTTTCTTGATTTAATTGCCTCAATGATTTCCTGATTCATTCAAGGTTCAGTTCTTTAATTCTAACAGTTTTCCATGGAGGCAAAGTATCCACAATGCTTAAGAAACATTTGTTCAAATAGTTCTATCCTGTTTATTTTTAACAAaaccacaaaaaaaaaatctttattttAGTTTTTCATATTTTATAATCCATATCTAGACATGTAAGTACCGGGTCCCAGTTAACTTTACTCAATTGGTCAATAAATGCATCTTTGTTATCATGTTTCAGATATCTCACAGTTATTGTGTCATAACAGTTAGATGTTTTATTTTTACCATGTGCAGTAAATTATAGAATGATCACTAATCCCATAGGGAATGACACCACTTTGAGACATCTTAGATTTATCAGACTTTAAGATCAAATCTATGAATGTTTGCGTGTGGGCTCCTTTTTATCAGTTGATGCAAAACAAATATCCTGCAAAAATTCCTAAAAGCTTTAAATAACTGTTATATCCAATGTTGCAATATAGCCTAGTTTGTTAAGTAGTTTACAGAAATGAAATAACAAAATCTAGGCCTAACCCATCTTTGCAGTCTAAGTAATGCATGGCTtgcaccttcagaaagtattcatacccataaTCTTTTCAcgtgtctattttcaaaggataaagctaagaacattaacttcatagttaagaacacttCAACAATATGGAAGAAAGTGGAACGTATTCTACAATAACCAATATCACTCACTAACAACCCTATGGAACAATCATTGGATCGCTTTTCACATTACACaaatggaaaggtcaaatgctgtattatctaaatgttga
This genomic window from Salvelinus namaycush isolate Seneca chromosome 8, SaNama_1.0, whole genome shotgun sequence contains:
- the LOC120052982 gene encoding uncharacterized protein LOC120052982 isoform X1, coding for MASCVGFHTEIASIMEVLANAAVAEICKLVDDDYAVFRLEVTQSQKENRALRRKLQLLELKVTRERAERTIRDRVLTSRPSSVKILDRYKGMARGEGHLTGGPRIFVKPAGHYTWRDDQTITVDEGTGTSTQHVIVIESADGEAAGPGVKQERSEGEVDPRRSRDIQTGAAGEPSVATEDTAPEPPRTQRSITEEEEGPDMVLVKEEGLGNPEETMVMEDNQTTPPPETTEEPAEQHRTTHSLTECAVHEDLLISGVAGDHKPWPRIRTLDQELLLFLRKSEQGPNHHHHTEHNQWTGGLNNLSPGGHQSYRGSNLGCSLQPRPFSSQSQCSDEAVLGADRPSCSYDTNTTVSMMNRAGDPKLQPSESGGRPPWW